The Zea mays subsp. mays mitochondrion, complete genome genome contains a region encoding:
- the orf112-a1 gene encoding hypothetical protein: protein MWGKSISTGRLVQEFRGGLNRLTMANFLKLLNEHVEAYLRTSFQYPLSKNQVVTHFSLPQGRKNRTITELFLSPTFPTFIRLLFRITNSGKSLYGLMFSVLRIQKWVTHCDL, encoded by the coding sequence ATGTGGGGGAAAAGTATTAGCACTGGTAGACTGGTCCAGGAGTTTAGGGGTGGCCTTAACCGTCTCACAATGGCAAACTTCCTCAAGCTACTCAATGAACACGTTGAGGCCTACCTACGCACTTCTTTCCAATATCCTCTATCTAAAAATCAAGTCGTTACGCATTTCTCGCTTCCACAAGGACGAAAAAATAGGACGATTACGGAACTTTTTCTGTCCCCAACTTTTCCCACATTTATTCGTTTACTTTTTCGTATCACTAATTCAGGAAAGTCCCTCTATGGACTGATGTTCTCCGTTTTACGGATCCAAAAGTGGGTAACGCATTGCGATCTCTAG
- the orf106-a1 gene encoding hypothetical protein — protein MLFSLFLATSFFSFLHPFLNVLFDLFHLAYAYRVSCPGVCTIMDFSIRTVLFLVGSVPPLSLSVCPLILLTKAQICCIYFKSCTSLVTTPYWLFSFHCLSHHSLAA, from the coding sequence ATGCTCTTTTCTCTCTTTCTTGCAACTTCGTTCTTTTCTTTTTTGCATCCTTTTCTCAATGTCTTATTTGATCTCTTCCACCTTGCCTATGCCTATCGGGTATCCTGCCCCGGTGTATGTACCATAATGGATTTTAGCATAAGAACAGTGCTCTTCCTCGTTGGCTCGGTCCCCCCTCTCTCGTTGTCAGTTTGTCCACTAATTCTTCTTACCAAGGCACAAATCTGCTGCATCTATTTCAAGAGTTGCACCTCACTCGTCACCACGCCATATTGGCTTTTCTCTTTCCACTGCCTCAGCCACCACTCCTTAGCTGCATAA